From one Flavobacterium sp. N502536 genomic stretch:
- the rpoB gene encoding DNA-directed RNA polymerase subunit beta, which translates to MITNQTERLNFASTKNIPDYPDFLDVQVKSFKDFFQLETKSDERGNEGLYNTFMENFPITDTRNNFVLEFLDYFVDPPRYTIQECIERGLTYSVPLKARLKLYCTDPEHEDFETIVQDVYLGTIPYMTPSGTFVINGAERVVVSQLHRSPGVFFGQSFHANGTKLYSARVIPFKGSWIEFSTDINSVMYAYIDRKKKLPVTTLFRAIGFERDKDILEIFDLAEEIKVSKTGIKKYIGRRLAARVLNTWHEDFVDEDTGEVVSIERNEIILDRDTIIDKDNVEEIIDSNVKSILLHKEDNNQADYAIIHNTLQKDPTNSEKEAVEHIYRQLRNAEPPDEETARGIIDKLFFSDQRYNLGEVGRYRMNKKLDLDIPMDKQVLTKEDIITIVKYLIELINSKAEIDDIDHLSNRRVRTVGEQLSQQFGVGLARMARTIRERMNVRDNEVFTPIDLINAKTLSSVINSFFGTNQLSQFMDQTNPLAEITHKRRLSALGPGGLSRERAGFEVRDVHYTHYGRLCPIETPEGPNIGLISSLGVYAKVNGMGFIETPYRKVTNGVVDLESTPIYLSAEEEEGKMIAQANIEMDETGKITASNVIAREEGDFPVVEPSVVHYTDVAPNQIASISASLIPFLEHDDANRALMGSNMMRQAVPLIRPEAPIVGTGLERQVASDSRVLINAEGHGTVEYVDANIITIKYDRTEDERMVSFDADEKTYNLIKFRKTNQGTSINLKPIVRKGDRVIPGQVLSEGYATQNGELALGRNLKVAFMPWKGYNFEDAIVISEKVVRDDIFTSIHVDDYSLEVRDTKLGNEELTNDIPNVSEEATKDLDENGMIRIGAEVKPGDILIGKITPKGESDPTPEEKLLRAIFGDKAGDVKDASLKASPSLHGVVLDKKLFARAVKDKRKRTQDKDALGALEMEFETKFVELKDRLVEKLFLIVNGKTSQGVMNDLGEEVLPKGKKYTQKMLYAVEDFAHLSKGQWVADDATNKMVNDLIHNYKIKLNDLQGSLRREKFTITVGDELPSGILKLAKIYIAKKRKLKVGDKMAGRHGNKGIVARIVRHEDMPFLEDGTPVDIVLNPLGVPSRMNIGQIYETVLGWAGMNLGRKFATPIFDGASLDQINALTDEANVPRFGHTYLYDGGTGERFAQKATVGVIYMLKLGHMVDDKMHARSIGPYSLITQQPLGGKAQFGGQRFGEMEVWALEAYGASSTLREILTVKSDDVIGRAKTYEAIVKGETMPEPGLPESFNVLMHELKGLGLDLRLEE; encoded by the coding sequence ATGATAACAAATCAGACTGAAAGATTGAATTTTGCCTCTACAAAAAATATTCCTGACTATCCGGATTTTCTAGATGTTCAGGTTAAATCTTTTAAAGATTTTTTTCAACTAGAAACTAAATCTGACGAAAGAGGCAACGAAGGGTTGTACAACACCTTCATGGAAAACTTTCCAATCACAGATACAAGAAACAACTTTGTATTGGAATTCCTAGATTATTTTGTTGATCCACCACGTTATACAATTCAAGAATGTATAGAGAGAGGTCTTACTTATAGTGTGCCTTTAAAAGCTAGGTTGAAACTATACTGTACAGATCCAGAACACGAAGATTTTGAAACTATTGTACAGGATGTTTATCTTGGAACAATACCTTATATGACTCCAAGTGGTACTTTTGTAATCAATGGTGCCGAGCGTGTAGTAGTATCTCAGCTACACCGTTCTCCTGGGGTTTTCTTTGGACAATCATTCCACGCAAATGGAACAAAACTTTATTCTGCCAGAGTAATTCCTTTTAAAGGATCCTGGATAGAATTTTCTACAGATATTAACAGCGTTATGTACGCCTATATCGATAGAAAGAAAAAATTACCAGTTACTACTTTATTCCGTGCAATCGGGTTTGAAAGAGATAAGGACATCCTTGAAATTTTTGACTTAGCAGAGGAAATTAAAGTTTCTAAAACAGGTATTAAAAAGTATATCGGAAGAAGACTTGCTGCACGTGTACTAAACACATGGCATGAGGATTTCGTAGATGAAGATACCGGAGAGGTAGTTTCTATCGAACGTAACGAAATCATCCTTGATCGTGATACAATTATCGACAAAGATAATGTTGAAGAAATCATCGATTCTAACGTTAAATCTATTTTGTTACACAAAGAGGATAATAACCAGGCAGATTATGCTATTATCCACAACACGTTACAAAAAGATCCAACAAACTCTGAAAAAGAAGCTGTTGAGCATATCTACAGACAATTGCGTAATGCAGAACCGCCTGATGAAGAAACTGCTCGTGGTATTATAGATAAATTGTTCTTCTCTGATCAACGTTATAACTTAGGTGAAGTTGGTCGTTACAGAATGAACAAAAAATTAGATTTAGATATCCCTATGGACAAGCAAGTGCTTACCAAAGAAGATATCATTACAATCGTAAAATATTTGATCGAATTGATTAACTCTAAAGCAGAGATTGATGATATTGATCACTTATCAAACCGTCGTGTTAGAACAGTTGGAGAACAATTGTCTCAACAATTCGGTGTTGGTTTGGCACGTATGGCGAGAACTATTCGTGAGAGAATGAACGTTAGAGATAACGAGGTGTTTACACCAATTGATTTGATTAATGCTAAAACATTATCATCAGTTATCAACTCTTTCTTTGGTACGAACCAGTTGTCTCAATTTATGGATCAAACGAATCCATTAGCGGAGATTACACACAAAAGAAGACTTTCTGCACTTGGACCAGGTGGACTTTCGAGAGAGAGAGCTGGTTTCGAGGTTCGTGACGTTCACTATACACACTATGGTCGTTTATGTCCGATTGAAACTCCAGAGGGACCAAACATTGGTTTGATTTCATCTCTTGGTGTTTATGCAAAAGTAAACGGAATGGGTTTCATCGAAACACCTTACCGTAAAGTAACTAATGGTGTAGTTGATTTAGAAAGTACTCCAATTTACTTAAGTGCTGAAGAAGAAGAAGGTAAAATGATTGCTCAGGCAAACATTGAAATGGATGAAACTGGTAAAATTACAGCTAGCAATGTTATTGCTCGTGAGGAGGGTGACTTCCCGGTTGTTGAGCCATCTGTAGTTCATTATACAGACGTTGCGCCTAATCAGATTGCATCGATTTCTGCGTCATTGATTCCTTTCTTGGAGCATGATGATGCGAACCGTGCGTTGATGGGATCAAACATGATGCGTCAGGCGGTTCCTTTGATCCGTCCGGAAGCACCAATTGTAGGTACAGGTTTAGAGCGTCAGGTAGCTTCAGATTCAAGAGTATTAATCAATGCTGAAGGGCATGGAACTGTTGAATATGTTGATGCAAATATCATTACTATCAAATACGATCGTACAGAAGACGAGAGAATGGTTAGTTTTGATGCTGATGAGAAAACATACAACCTCATTAAATTTAGAAAAACCAATCAGGGAACAAGTATTAACCTGAAACCAATCGTAAGAAAAGGTGACAGAGTTATTCCTGGACAAGTATTGTCAGAAGGTTATGCTACTCAAAATGGAGAATTAGCTTTAGGTAGAAACTTAAAAGTTGCGTTCATGCCATGGAAAGGGTACAACTTCGAGGATGCAATTGTAATTTCTGAAAAAGTAGTTCGTGATGATATTTTTACTTCTATCCACGTTGATGATTATTCATTAGAGGTTAGAGATACGAAGTTAGGAAACGAAGAGTTAACAAACGATATTCCTAACGTTTCTGAAGAAGCTACTAAAGATTTAGATGAAAACGGTATGATCAGAATTGGAGCAGAGGTTAAACCTGGCGACATTTTGATTGGAAAAATTACACCAAAAGGAGAATCAGATCCTACTCCGGAAGAGAAATTGCTTCGTGCAATCTTCGGGGATAAAGCAGGTGATGTAAAAGATGCTTCATTAAAAGCTTCTCCATCTTTACACGGTGTAGTTCTTGACAAAAAATTATTTGCAAGAGCCGTAAAAGATAAACGTAAACGTACTCAGGATAAAGATGCTTTAGGCGCTTTAGAAATGGAGTTTGAAACTAAATTTGTTGAATTAAAAGACAGATTGGTAGAGAAATTATTCCTGATCGTTAACGGAAAAACATCTCAGGGTGTAATGAATGATTTGGGTGAAGAAGTTTTACCAAAAGGTAAAAAATATACTCAAAAAATGCTTTACGCAGTGGAAGATTTTGCTCACTTAAGCAAAGGTCAATGGGTTGCTGATGACGCTACTAATAAAATGGTGAATGATTTAATTCATAACTATAAAATTAAGCTAAACGACTTACAAGGATCTTTAAGAAGAGAAAAATTCACTATTACAGTTGGAGATGAATTACCATCTGGAATCTTGAAATTAGCGAAAATTTATATCGCTAAAAAACGTAAACTGAAAGTAGGGGATAAAATGGCAGGACGTCACGGTAACAAAGGTATTGTTGCTAGAATCGTTCGTCATGAAGATATGCCTTTCCTTGAAGACGGAACACCGGTAGATATCGTATTGAATCCACTTGGGGTACCTTCACGTATGAACATTGGTCAGATTTATGAGACGGTTCTTGGATGGGCTGGTATGAACTTGGGTAGAAAATTTGCTACTCCAATTTTTGACGGTGCTTCTCTTGACCAGATCAACGCTTTGACTGATGAGGCTAACGTACCACGTTTTGGACATACCTATCTTTATGATGGTGGAACTGGTGAGCGTTTTGCACAAAAAGCAACTGTGGGTGTAATTTACATGCTTAAATTAGGACACATGGTTGATGATAAGATGCACGCACGTTCTATCGGACCATACTCATTGATTACGCAACAACCACTTGGAGGTAAGGCTCAATTTGGAGGTCAGCGTTTTGGAGAGATGGAGGTTTGGGCACTTGAGGCTTATGGAGCATCAAGTACGCTACGTGAAATCTTAACGGTTAAATCTGATGACGTTATTGGTAGAGCTAAAACTTACGAAGCTATCGTTAAGGGAGAAACTATGCCAGAACCAGGTTTACCAGAATCATTCAATGTATTAATGCACGAATTGAAAGGTCTAGGTTTAGATCTTCGTTTGGAAGAATAA
- the rplJ gene encoding 50S ribosomal protein L10 has product MTREEKSIAIENLTAQLAGTNIIYVSDISGLNAETTSNLRRACFKAGIKLEVVKNTLLAKAMEASANDYGDLPTVLTGNSAIFISDVANAPGKIIKDFRKKSDKPVLKGAYINSEVYIGDNQLEALATIKSKEELLGELIGLLQSPAQRIISALQNKFAGSEEEAEA; this is encoded by the coding sequence ATGACTAGAGAAGAAAAATCAATCGCGATTGAAAATTTAACTGCGCAGTTAGCTGGTACAAATATCATTTATGTATCTGATATTTCTGGTTTAAACGCAGAAACAACTTCAAACTTAAGAAGAGCTTGTTTTAAAGCAGGTATCAAATTAGAAGTTGTAAAGAACACTTTGCTTGCAAAAGCAATGGAAGCTTCTGCTAATGATTATGGTGATTTACCTACAGTTTTAACTGGTAATAGTGCTATCTTCATTTCTGATGTAGCTAATGCTCCTGGAAAAATTATCAAAGATTTCCGTAAGAAATCTGATAAACCAGTTTTAAAAGGTGCTTACATCAATTCTGAAGTATACATTGGAGATAACCAATTAGAGGCATTAGCAACTATTAAGTCTAAAGAAGAACTTCTTGGAGAGCTTATCGGATTGTTACAATCTCCAGCTCAAAGAATTATTTCAGCTTTACAAAACAAATTCGCTGGTAGCGAAGAAGAAGCTGAGGCTTAA
- the rplA gene encoding 50S ribosomal protein L1, which yields MAKLTKKQKEAASKIEKNKLYSLKDAAALLKVVASAKFDESVDIAVRLGVDPRKANQMVRGVVTLPHGTGKDVKVLALVTPDKEAEAKEAGADYVGLDDYLQKIKDGWTDVDVIITMPAVMGKLGPLGRILGPRGLMPNPKTGTVTMDVAKAVAEVKAGKIDFKVDKTGIVHAGIGKVSFGAEQIVDNAHEIIQTLIKLKPTAAKGTYIKGIHLTSTMSPAIALDPKAV from the coding sequence ATGGCAAAATTAACAAAAAAGCAAAAAGAGGCTGCTTCAAAAATTGAAAAGAACAAACTATATTCTCTTAAAGATGCTGCGGCATTATTAAAAGTAGTTGCTTCTGCAAAATTTGATGAGTCTGTTGATATCGCAGTTCGTTTGGGTGTAGATCCAAGAAAAGCGAATCAAATGGTTAGAGGTGTAGTTACATTACCTCACGGAACAGGTAAAGATGTTAAAGTATTAGCATTAGTTACTCCAGATAAAGAAGCGGAAGCTAAAGAAGCTGGTGCAGACTATGTTGGTCTTGATGACTATTTACAAAAAATTAAAGACGGTTGGACAGATGTTGATGTGATCATCACTATGCCAGCAGTTATGGGTAAATTAGGTCCATTAGGTCGTATTTTAGGACCTAGAGGTTTAATGCCAAACCCTAAAACAGGTACTGTAACTATGGATGTTGCAAAAGCTGTTGCAGAGGTTAAAGCTGGTAAAATTGACTTTAAAGTTGATAAAACTGGTATCGTTCACGCAGGAATTGGTAAAGTTTCTTTTGGAGCTGAGCAAATTGTTGACAACGCACACGAAATTATTCAAACATTAATAAAACTTAAACCAACTGCTGCTAAAGGTACCTACATTAAAGGTATTCACCTTACAAGCACTATGAGTCCTGCTATTGCATTAGACCCAAAAGCAGTATAA
- the nusG gene encoding transcription termination/antitermination protein NusG: MADNNVKKWYVVRAVSGQENKVKAYIETEIARLGMGDYVSQVLVPTEKVVTVKEGKKMSKDKVYFPGYVMIEANLVGEIPHIIKSITSVIGFLGEIKGGEPVPLRLSEVNRMLGKVDELAVNTDTRSIPFSLGETVKVIDGPFNGFNGSVEKINEEKRKLEVMVKIFGRKTPLELSFMQVEKV, encoded by the coding sequence ATGGCAGATAATAATGTGAAAAAATGGTACGTGGTTAGAGCTGTAAGCGGACAGGAAAACAAAGTCAAAGCTTACATCGAAACCGAGATTGCCAGATTAGGTATGGGCGATTATGTTTCCCAAGTTTTGGTACCTACAGAAAAAGTAGTTACTGTAAAAGAAGGAAAGAAAATGTCTAAGGATAAAGTTTATTTCCCTGGATATGTTATGATCGAAGCCAATTTGGTTGGTGAGATACCTCATATTATTAAGTCTATTACTAGTGTAATTGGATTTTTAGGTGAGATCAAAGGTGGAGAACCTGTTCCTTTGAGACTTTCTGAAGTAAATAGAATGTTAGGTAAAGTAGATGAGCTGGCTGTAAATACAGATACTCGTTCTATTCCTTTCAGCCTTGGTGAAACGGTTAAAGTGATCGATGGTCCTTTCAACGGATTTAACGGTTCGGTTGAAAAAATCAATGAAGAAAAGCGTAAACTTGAAGTAATGGTTAAGATTTTCGGAAGAAAAACACCATTAGAATTGAGCTTTATGCAAGTTGAAAAAGTATAA
- the hpf gene encoding ribosome hibernation-promoting factor, HPF/YfiA family, with amino-acid sequence MKVDVHAVNFAVDRKLVDFIQERMDKLEKYYDRVVSADVFLKVERTSDKENKAVEIKINVPGDDFLVKKQCKTFEEAVELSAESLERLLVKRKEKIRAHI; translated from the coding sequence ATGAAGGTAGATGTTCATGCAGTTAACTTTGCTGTTGACAGAAAATTGGTAGATTTTATTCAGGAGAGAATGGATAAATTGGAAAAATATTATGATCGTGTTGTTTCGGCGGATGTTTTCTTAAAAGTAGAGAGAACAAGTGACAAGGAGAATAAAGCAGTAGAGATTAAGATTAATGTACCGGGGGATGATTTTTTGGTTAAAAAGCAGTGTAAAACATTCGAAGAGGCGGTCGAACTTTCGGCTGAATCACTAGAGAGGTTACTTGTAAAAAGGAAAGAAAAAATAAGAGCACATATATAA
- the rplK gene encoding 50S ribosomal protein L11, translating into MAKEISKVVKLQVKGGAANPSPPVGPALGAAGVNIMEFCKQFNARTQDKPGKICPVQITVYKDKSFDFVVKTPPAAVQLMEAAKLKSGSGEPNRKKVASVTWEQIRAIAEDKMPDLNAFTVEKAMSMVAGTARSMGITVSGDAPF; encoded by the coding sequence ATGGCTAAAGAAATTAGTAAGGTAGTTAAACTACAAGTTAAGGGAGGTGCTGCGAACCCGTCGCCACCGGTTGGACCTGCTTTAGGAGCTGCTGGGGTAAACATCATGGAGTTCTGTAAGCAATTTAATGCTAGAACTCAGGATAAACCTGGCAAAATATGCCCAGTGCAAATCACTGTGTATAAAGACAAATCATTTGATTTTGTCGTTAAGACTCCTCCAGCAGCGGTTCAGTTAATGGAAGCTGCAAAGCTAAAATCTGGTTCTGGTGAGCCTAATCGTAAAAAAGTAGCTAGTGTTACTTGGGAACAAATTAGAGCAATTGCTGAAGACAAAATGCCTGACTTAAACGCTTTTACAGTAGAAAAAGCAATGAGTATGGTTGCTGGAACAGCTAGATCTATGGGTATAACCGTATCAGGAGATGCTCCTTTTTAA
- the tuf gene encoding elongation factor Tu: MAKENFNRSKPHLNIGTIGHVDHGKTTLTAAITKVLSDAGYCQAKSFDQIDNAPEEKERGITINTSHVEYETANRHYAHVDCPGHADYVKNMVTGAAQMDGAILVVAATDGPMPQTREHILLGRQVGIPRIVVFMNKVDMVDDAELLELVEMEIRDLLSFYEYDGDNGPVVQGSALGGLNNDPAWVPKIIELMEAVDAWIEEPVRDVAKPFLMPVEDVFTITGRGTVATGRIETGIANTGDPVEIIGMGADKLTSTITGVEMFRKILDRGEAGDNVGLLLRGIDKESIKRGMVIIKPGSVKPHATFKAEVYILKKEEGGRHTPFHNNYRPQFYVRTTDVTGVITLPEGVEMVMPGDNLTINVSLLSPIAMSVGLRFAIREGGRTVGAGQVTEIVG; this comes from the coding sequence ATGGCAAAGGAGAATTTTAATCGTTCCAAACCGCACTTAAACATAGGTACAATTGGACACGTGGATCACGGAAAAACTACATTAACTGCAGCAATTACAAAAGTATTGTCTGATGCTGGTTACTGTCAAGCAAAATCGTTTGATCAAATCGATAACGCTCCAGAGGAGAAAGAAAGAGGTATTACTATTAATACATCACACGTAGAGTATGAAACAGCTAACCGTCACTACGCTCACGTTGACTGTCCAGGTCACGCGGATTACGTAAAGAACATGGTTACTGGAGCAGCTCAAATGGACGGAGCTATCTTAGTAGTTGCTGCTACAGATGGTCCAATGCCACAAACTCGTGAGCACATCCTTTTAGGTCGTCAGGTTGGTATTCCAAGAATCGTTGTTTTCATGAACAAAGTGGATATGGTTGATGATGCTGAGTTGTTAGAGCTTGTTGAGATGGAAATTAGAGATTTATTATCTTTCTACGAATATGATGGAGATAATGGTCCTGTAGTTCAAGGTTCTGCTTTAGGAGGATTGAATAATGATCCTGCTTGGGTACCAAAAATCATTGAATTAATGGAAGCTGTTGATGCTTGGATCGAAGAGCCAGTGCGTGACGTAGCAAAACCATTCTTGATGCCGGTTGAAGACGTATTTACAATTACTGGTCGTGGAACTGTTGCTACAGGTCGTATCGAAACAGGTATTGCTAATACAGGAGATCCAGTTGAAATCATTGGTATGGGAGCTGATAAATTAACTTCTACTATTACAGGAGTTGAGATGTTCCGTAAAATCCTTGATAGAGGTGAAGCTGGAGATAACGTAGGTTTATTGTTAAGAGGTATTGATAAAGAATCTATCAAAAGAGGAATGGTTATCATTAAGCCAGGATCAGTAAAACCACACGCTACTTTCAAAGCTGAGGTGTATATCTTGAAAAAAGAAGAAGGTGGGCGTCACACTCCATTCCACAATAACTACCGTCCACAGTTCTACGTACGTACAACTGACGTAACAGGAGTTATTACTTTACCAGAAGGAGTAGAGATGGTAATGCCAGGAGATAACTTGACTATCAATGTTTCTTTATTAAGCCCAATCGCAATGAGCGTAGGTTTACGTTTCGCTATCCGTGAAGGTGGTAGAACTGTAGGAGCAGGTCAGGTGACTGAAATCGTAGGATAA
- the secE gene encoding preprotein translocase subunit SecE — translation MTKVTNYLSEAFEELKSNVTWPAWAEVQKLTIVVAVFSILFALATWGVDEFFAKALAGFFNWLKG, via the coding sequence ATGACAAAAGTTACTAATTATTTATCAGAGGCTTTCGAAGAGTTAAAGTCAAATGTTACTTGGCCTGCTTGGGCTGAGGTTCAAAAATTGACAATTGTTGTGGCTGTATTTTCGATCTTATTCGCTTTGGCAACATGGGGAGTAGACGAATTTTTTGCAAAAGCTTTGGCTGGATTTTTTAACTGGTTAAAAGGATAA
- a CDS encoding tyrosine-type recombinase/integrase, translating to MKSNKEAFREYLELEKKYSAHTVVAYLNDISSFEEFNQTAFDQDAIEQVSYGQIRSWIVSLVDGGVSNVSVNRKMASLKSFYEFLLKTKQIEVSPMLKHKALKTPKIIQIPFSEKELTDLMLEVGNPCGFEEIRDRLIVDLFYATGMRRAELIHLMKYNVDLSSGVLKVLGKRNKERVIPILPIIAEQLNLYLRERALIEKIVDEDYFFISGKGLKLSESFVYRLINSYFSKVSEKVKKSPHVLRHTFATHLLNNGADLNSVKELLGHSSLASTQVYTHNSLAELKKVYTNAHPRNKQ from the coding sequence ATGAAATCAAATAAAGAGGCGTTTCGTGAGTATTTGGAGCTGGAGAAAAAGTATTCGGCACATACTGTTGTGGCTTATCTGAACGACATCTCGTCTTTTGAGGAGTTTAATCAGACTGCTTTTGATCAGGATGCAATCGAGCAGGTGAGTTACGGTCAGATTAGGAGTTGGATTGTTTCTTTGGTGGATGGAGGAGTTTCTAATGTTTCGGTCAATCGAAAAATGGCATCTTTGAAGTCGTTTTATGAATTTCTTTTAAAAACAAAGCAAATTGAAGTGAGTCCGATGCTAAAGCATAAAGCATTAAAGACGCCTAAAATTATTCAGATACCTTTTTCTGAAAAAGAACTAACGGATTTGATGTTGGAGGTTGGTAATCCTTGCGGGTTCGAAGAAATCCGTGACAGACTTATTGTAGATCTTTTTTATGCTACAGGAATGCGAAGAGCGGAGTTGATTCATTTGATGAAATATAATGTTGATCTGTCTTCGGGGGTGCTTAAGGTTTTAGGGAAGCGAAATAAGGAACGTGTTATTCCGATATTGCCAATAATTGCAGAGCAGTTGAATTTGTATTTAAGGGAAAGAGCATTGATTGAAAAGATAGTTGATGAGGATTATTTTTTTATTTCGGGCAAAGGGTTAAAATTGAGTGAATCTTTTGTGTATCGATTAATAAATTCTTACTTTAGTAAAGTCTCTGAAAAGGTAAAAAAGAGTCCGCATGTGCTTCGGCATACTTTTGCGACACACTTATTAAATAACGGAGCAGATTTAAATTCAGTTAAGGAATTATTGGGGCATTCGAGTTTGGCGTCTACACAAGTCTATACTCATAATAGTTTAGCGGAACTTAAAAAAGTATATACAAATGCGCATCCGAGAAACAAACAGTAA
- the rplL gene encoding 50S ribosomal protein L7/L12 — translation MADLKQFAEQLVNLTVKEVNELATILKDEYGIEPAAAAVVVAAGGGEGAAEEAQTEFTVVLKEAGASKLAVVKLVKELTGLGLKEAKDVVDGAPSNVKEGVSKEEAEGLKKSLEEAGAVVELK, via the coding sequence ATGGCAGATTTGAAACAATTCGCAGAACAATTAGTTAACTTAACAGTTAAAGAAGTTAACGAATTAGCAACAATATTAAAAGACGAGTATGGTATCGAGCCTGCTGCTGCAGCTGTAGTAGTTGCTGCTGGTGGTGGAGAAGGTGCTGCTGAAGAAGCACAAACTGAATTTACAGTTGTATTAAAAGAAGCTGGTGCTTCTAAATTAGCAGTTGTAAAATTAGTAAAAGAACTTACAGGTTTAGGTCTTAAAGAAGCTAAAGATGTAGTTGACGGTGCTCCAAGTAACGTTAAAGAAGGTGTTTCTAAAGAAGAGGCTGAAGGTCTTAAAAAATCATTAGAAGAAGCTGGAGCTGTTGTTGAGTTAAAATAA